In one window of Hevea brasiliensis isolate MT/VB/25A 57/8 chromosome 10, ASM3005281v1, whole genome shotgun sequence DNA:
- the LOC110661766 gene encoding F-box protein FBW2-like has protein sequence MERRMWEDLPEYCLVNVFRRVGMETLLLDVPFVCKSWYKATLNPLCWERLDFYDIMFVPKDDCFYRFYDVDGVRMVHKLMDEYGIKEFSAGSMIKFLVNRSNGKCTVLNLPADGCKEEVFKFVIDKCPALRCLSFSCDLFKTNYLPIIQELIEKCKYLEFLTILDFKVSNLKEIVAKIGLNCKNLWGFAAPFAYIGEEEAAAIVTTLPHISYLILKHSLIDRKYLVEILHGCKRLFHLDVSNCSGFKIDDKLLKLASHIHTFKYEGVID, from the exons ATGGAAAGACGCATGTGGGAGGATCTACCAGAGTATTGTTTAGTGAATGTGTTTAGAAGGGTAGGCATGGAGACACTGCTATTGGATGTTCCCTTTGTGTGCAAGTCTTGGTATAAAGCCACCCTTAATCCTCTCTGCTGGGAACGCCTTGATTTTTATGACATAATGTTCGTTCCAAAAGACGACTGCTTCTATCGATTCTATGACGTTGACGGTGTCCGAATGGTCCACAAATTAATGGATGAATACGGAATAAAAGAATTTTCCGCCGGTTCTATGATCAAATTTCTTGTCAATCGTAGCAATGGGAAATGTACTGTGCTCAATCTTCCGGCTGATGGCTGCAAGGAAGAGGTTTTCAAATTTGTTATTGACAA ATGTCCTGCCTTGAGATGTTTGTCATTCTCTTGTGATCTTTTCAAGACTAATTATCTGCCCATTATTCAAGAGCTAATAGAGAAGTGTAAATATCTGGAATTCCTGACTATTTTAGACTTTAAAGTTTCAAATTTGAAAGAAATAGTAGCGAAAATTGGGCTTAACTGCAAAAATTTATGGGGTTTTGCTGCTCCTTTTGCATATATTGGTGAAGAGGAGGCGGCTGCCATTGTCACAACCCTTCCTCATATTAGTTACCTGATTCTAAAGCATTCACTTATCGACCGAAAATATCTGGTGGAGATACTGCATGGCTGCAAGCGGCTCTTTCATTTAGATGTAAGCAACTGCAGTGGATTCAAGATTGATGACAAATTACTCAAGCTGGCTTCACATATTCATACCTTCAAGTACGAGGGTGTAATCGATTGA
- the LOC110661767 gene encoding germin-like protein subfamily 1 member 13 encodes MKGVHFLVAFVLLALSSSFASAFDPSPLQDFCVAINDPKDGVFMNGKFCRDPMLATANDFSFSGLNIPGNTSNKVGSNVTLVNVDKIPGLNTLGISLARIDFAPYGGLNPPHTHPRATEILVVLEGTLYVGFVTSNPNRLITKVLNAGDVFVFPIGLIHFQFNIGQTNAVAISGLSSQNPGVITIANAVFGSNPPINPDVLTKAFQVDKNVVNYLQKQFWVNNH; translated from the exons ATGAAAGGTGTTCATTTCCTTGTAGCTTTTGTCCTTCTGGCTTTGTCTTCCTCTTTTGCCTCTGCCTTCGACCCTAGTCCTCTTCAAGATTTTTGTGTTGCAATCAATGACCCCAAGGATGGTG TGTTCATGAATGGGAAATTCTGCAGGGACCCAATGCTTGCAACAGCAAATGATTTCTCTTTTTCAGGCCTCAACATTCCAGGAAACACAtcgaacaaagttggatcaaatgtAACTCTAGTAAATGTTGACAAAATACCAGGACTTAACACTCTTGGTATATCATTAGCTCGTATTGATTTTGCACCATATGGGGGTCTTAATCCTCCCCATACTCATCCTCGTGCAACAGAGATCTTAGTAGTTTTGGAAGGCACTCTCTACGTGGGTTTCGTCACATCAAATCCCAATCGCCTCATTACCAAAGTTCTAAATGCAGGAGATGTTTTTgtatttccaattggtctcatccaCTTTCAGTTCAATATTGGACAAACTAATGCAGTTGCTATTTCTGGATTGAGCAGCCAAAATCCAGGAGTTATTACAATTGCAAATGCAGTATTTGGATCAAATCCACCTATCAACCCTGATGTTCTGACCAAGGCATTTCAAGTGGACAAGAATGTGGTGAACTATCTTCAGAAACAGTTCTGGGTCAACAACCATTAA